Proteins co-encoded in one Candidatus Bealeia paramacronuclearis genomic window:
- a CDS encoding YdcH family protein, whose amino-acid sequence MPNDALKNKLAKLRIEHRKLDDDIDRLSAQPNHDELAVQRLKKRKLQLKDEIRKAEANMLPDIIA is encoded by the coding sequence ATGCCAAACGACGCTTTGAAAAATAAACTTGCAAAATTAAGGATTGAGCATCGCAAGCTCGACGATGACATTGATCGTCTTTCCGCTCAGCCCAATCATGATGAATTAGCTGTTCAACGCCTTAAAAAACGGAAACTTCAGCTTAAAGATGAGATTCGCAAAGCTGAGGCCAATATGCTGCCGGACATTATTGCGTAA
- a CDS encoding phosphatase PAP2 family protein, with protein MIYTTIQLSFLVFFSLSEALWISFFPFEIHYEMKDYLVIGILLACFFVPLVFYKLIRHDIRIVSLLETLFFTFAYAQLMILFSFFAATTTQPLIDSTLVSIDNYFGIYVPIIDFWFREHEYFQWIFGQIYNSYFYQILFTALYFSYYKNDIQLKRYVNLFMISCALTIVISGFFPALGPYDWYHYQPHPILANALSHLLDLRQNIVDLGKQAGIVTFPSFHAIMAMIYIYTFRNENKFVFIPILILNFLMIFSCIPIGEHYFADILGAIPVFLVTIGIDNLIYKRIICEQGQELNLKPAPFPTP; from the coding sequence ATGATTTATACAACAATTCAACTCAGTTTTTTGGTTTTTTTTTCCCTTTCTGAAGCCCTATGGATAAGCTTTTTTCCCTTTGAAATTCATTATGAAATGAAAGACTACCTTGTAATAGGGATCCTTTTAGCCTGCTTTTTTGTTCCCCTTGTATTTTATAAACTGATTCGACATGACATTCGTATTGTCTCGCTTTTAGAAACACTCTTCTTTACGTTTGCCTATGCACAACTCATGATTTTATTTTCTTTTTTTGCAGCTACTACAACTCAGCCTTTAATTGACTCTACATTAGTTTCAATTGACAATTATTTTGGGATTTATGTTCCAATTATCGATTTTTGGTTTAGAGAACATGAGTATTTTCAGTGGATATTTGGCCAGATCTACAACAGTTATTTTTATCAAATCTTATTTACAGCTCTCTATTTTAGCTATTATAAAAATGATATCCAGCTCAAAAGATATGTAAATTTATTTATGATTTCCTGTGCGTTAACCATCGTCATTAGTGGTTTTTTTCCAGCTCTTGGACCTTATGATTGGTATCACTACCAACCGCATCCTATCTTAGCCAATGCGCTCTCTCATTTACTTGATTTACGTCAAAACATTGTCGACCTTGGAAAACAGGCTGGAATTGTCACATTCCCGTCATTTCATGCGATCATGGCGATGATTTATATTTATACGTTTCGCAATGAAAACAAATTTGTTTTTATTCCTATTCTCATACTCAACTTTTTGATGATTTTTTCTTGCATTCCCATTGGGGAGCATTATTTTGCTGATATTTTAGGAGCCATACCTGTCTTTTTAGTAACCATTGGAATCGACAACCTCATTTACAAAAGGATCATTTGCGAACAAGGACAAGAACTGAACTTAAAACCAGCCCCCTTCCCCACTCCTTGA
- a CDS encoding Hsp33 family molecular chaperone HslO — MSHPENLDLSLGFVLEKSHIRGRLVRLHHVVNNIISKHAYPYKIGHLLAELIVAAVGLRSLLKFEGIFTLQTKGRGPIQLAVVDVTSDGNTRGYVQYDEAQLTGSKSQNLAHLLGTGYLAFIVDPLKGRDRYEGLVELTEDDLSANLEYYFEQSEQLESRVRIAVDYEDGKWNATALILQKMPEKDMSPEEEEEAWNHIDALLRTLGRQEFLDFSHEPETLLFRLFHELELSLFPPTHFQAKCRCDRERIQSFLSSLAPEEIEEFVINNQIDVTCEFCNHTYVFERKDVHTLH, encoded by the coding sequence ATGTCTCACCCGGAAAATTTAGATTTAAGTTTAGGATTTGTTTTGGAAAAATCTCACATCCGAGGACGCCTCGTACGCCTTCATCACGTTGTGAATAATATTATTTCCAAGCACGCCTATCCCTATAAAATCGGACATCTTTTGGCAGAACTAATTGTAGCCGCCGTGGGCCTTCGGAGTCTTTTAAAATTTGAGGGTATCTTCACCTTACAAACCAAAGGACGCGGCCCCATTCAATTGGCTGTTGTGGATGTCACCAGTGACGGCAATACGCGCGGCTATGTTCAATATGACGAAGCGCAATTGACCGGAAGCAAATCTCAAAATTTAGCCCACCTTTTAGGAACGGGATATCTGGCCTTTATTGTTGACCCTTTAAAAGGACGGGATCGCTATGAGGGGCTTGTTGAGCTAACCGAAGACGATCTTTCTGCCAATTTGGAATATTATTTTGAGCAATCGGAGCAACTCGAATCCCGCGTTCGCATTGCCGTGGATTATGAAGATGGCAAATGGAATGCCACTGCTTTAATTTTGCAAAAAATGCCCGAAAAAGATATGTCTCCTGAAGAAGAGGAAGAAGCATGGAATCACATTGATGCGCTTTTAAGAACGCTGGGGCGCCAGGAATTTCTTGATTTTTCTCATGAGCCAGAAACACTTTTGTTTCGCCTTTTCCATGAGTTGGAGTTAAGTCTTTTCCCTCCCACCCATTTTCAAGCTAAATGCCGTTGCGATCGGGAGCGCATCCAATCTTTCCTCTCGTCCCTTGCCCCCGAAGAAATTGAGGAGTTCGTTATCAACAATCAAATTGACGTAACGTGCGAATTCTGCAATCACACTTATGTTTTTGAACGCAAAGACGTCCACACACTTCATTAA
- a CDS encoding Flp family type IVb pilin, translating into MKLVQFCGIIPRITVVLSGIIPRITVVLKLGSKMKILKYFIKNDCGATMIEYGLIMALIAGVCVVAITNLTSSISGLFTTIKGYL; encoded by the coding sequence TTGAAATTAGTTCAATTTTGTGGTATAATCCCAAGAATAACTGTTGTATTAAGTGGTATAATCCCAAGAATAACTGTTGTATTAAAATTGGGCTCTAAAATGAAAATTTTAAAGTATTTCATAAAAAATGATTGTGGTGCCACGATGATTGAATATGGATTGATAATGGCATTAATTGCAGGGGTCTGTGTCGTGGCCATTACAAATTTAACTTCCTCAATTTCAGGTCTATTTACAACGATCAAAGGGTATCTTTGA
- a CDS encoding ATP-dependent 6-phosphofructokinase, with translation MTKRLGVLTSGGDCAGLNAVIRAVTLRATQGYGWQVFGIKQGTMGLMSRPVEAVPLNSDVVDVSLIRQGGTFLGTTNRGNPFAFPMPDGTFLNRSQEIIEGIRALKLDALIGVGGDGSQDIMYRLSQQGGFEYIAIPKTIDNDVGLTEQSIGFMTAVDVATEALDRLQPTAASHDRVMILEVMGRDAGHIALHAGIAGGADVILIPEVPYRIELIASKIRKIFASGRNFALIVISEAVLTEEGEKVIITDHSGKSRYGGISHYLADKVSTLTGAETRYTVLGHVQRGGQPSSQDRLLASAFGVYAVDLIAQGKTNRMVTWQNREVVEVPLDEAIQSYQAVDINGSIVHTARGLGISFGDRF, from the coding sequence ATGACAAAGAGATTAGGCGTTTTAACAAGCGGCGGAGATTGTGCGGGCTTAAATGCAGTTATTCGCGCCGTCACGTTACGCGCAACCCAAGGCTATGGCTGGCAAGTTTTTGGAATCAAACAAGGCACCATGGGCCTGATGTCGCGCCCGGTTGAAGCTGTGCCTCTCAATTCTGATGTAGTTGACGTCTCTTTAATTCGCCAAGGGGGCACATTTTTAGGCACCACCAATCGGGGAAATCCGTTTGCATTTCCCATGCCTGATGGAACTTTCCTGAATCGCTCTCAAGAAATTATTGAGGGAATTCGTGCACTCAAGTTAGATGCGCTGATTGGCGTGGGAGGGGATGGAAGTCAAGACATTATGTACCGCCTCTCCCAGCAAGGCGGATTTGAATATATCGCCATTCCCAAAACCATCGACAATGATGTAGGCCTGACTGAGCAATCCATTGGGTTTATGACGGCTGTGGATGTGGCCACAGAAGCGCTTGATCGCTTACAACCGACAGCTGCCAGTCACGATCGCGTGATGATTCTTGAGGTTATGGGACGGGATGCGGGACATATTGCCCTTCACGCAGGCATTGCCGGTGGCGCTGATGTCATTTTAATTCCTGAAGTTCCTTATCGCATCGAATTGATTGCCTCTAAAATTCGAAAGATATTTGCAAGTGGCAGGAACTTTGCCCTCATTGTTATTTCTGAAGCGGTTTTAACAGAAGAGGGCGAAAAAGTGATTATTACAGATCATTCTGGAAAATCCCGCTATGGAGGCATTTCCCACTATCTAGCGGATAAAGTCTCAACATTAACGGGTGCAGAAACACGATATACCGTCTTAGGCCATGTGCAACGCGGAGGACAACCGTCTTCCCAAGATCGACTTTTAGCCTCTGCCTTTGGCGTTTATGCCGTAGATTTGATTGCACAAGGCAAAACCAACCGTATGGTTACTTGGCAAAACCGAGAGGTTGTGGAGGTCCCTTTGGATGAAGCCATTCAAAGTTATCAAGCGGTCGATATCAATGGATCCATTGTTCACACCGCACGTGGCCTAGGCATTTCCTTTGGAGATCGATTTTAA